One Tolypothrix bouteillei VB521301 DNA window includes the following coding sequences:
- a CDS encoding 2Fe-2S iron-sulfur cluster-binding protein: protein MGNITFVKENKEVVAANGANLRERALQNNIDIYKLFGKMMNCGGYGQCGCCVVEIVEGLENLSPRTDAENKLLKKKPENCRLACQTLVHGAVSVVTKP, encoded by the coding sequence ATGGGTAACATTACATTTGTGAAAGAAAACAAAGAAGTCGTAGCAGCTAACGGCGCGAATTTACGAGAAAGAGCCTTGCAAAACAACATTGATATATACAAACTTTTTGGCAAGATGATGAATTGTGGAGGATACGGACAATGTGGCTGCTGTGTGGTAGAGATTGTTGAAGGTTTGGAAAATTTATCACCCCGTACCGATGCAGAAAACAAATTATTAAAGAAAAAGCCAGAAAATTGTCGTCTTGCTTGTCAAACTTTGGTACATGGTGCAGTCAGTGTAGTAACAAAGCCGTAA
- a CDS encoding HlyD family secretion protein, with translation MKYDMFFLAALLAITGLRAIVLSFFSNSAESTAPITSTIKPIEVKTTLTEKASSLGRISLNGTLEAVETVTTTSPVMGQMKTLLVQEGDRVKAGQIIAIIDVKDIQPQRDRASAVISQAQAGVTVATLAETQALANKTQAEAQLNQAEVRQQEAETKLQEAQAQLADAQLNQQRMATLRKDGAVSQLQLDTANTQVALIEARIQQAKAVIERAKREIEQAKTAVKQASFQVQQARAGLKQARSQVQQARAEVKPKIANVNRSIVKAPFAGVVTKQHTEVGAIVGFGQPLVTLENTDRLQFSVAVPESMKSLVKPGDEVEVQLDALKHSVRGQVNQIILSANPNSRSFTAKIALKKATNLMPGMFGHIKLPE, from the coding sequence ATGAAATACGATATGTTTTTTTTAGCAGCCCTTTTAGCAATTACAGGCTTGCGAGCTATCGTTTTATCCTTTTTTTCTAATTCTGCGGAATCTACTGCTCCTATAACTAGCACTATCAAACCTATAGAAGTAAAAACGACCCTGACCGAGAAAGCATCCAGTCTGGGTAGAATTTCCTTAAATGGTACGTTGGAAGCGGTAGAAACCGTTACTACTACCAGCCCCGTTATGGGACAGATGAAAACTTTGCTGGTGCAAGAAGGTGACAGAGTTAAAGCAGGTCAAATCATTGCCATTATTGATGTCAAAGATATCCAGCCACAACGCGATCGAGCATCGGCTGTGATTTCCCAAGCCCAGGCAGGTGTAACAGTTGCGACTCTCGCCGAAACTCAAGCCCTAGCAAACAAAACTCAAGCAGAAGCACAACTCAATCAAGCAGAGGTTCGTCAACAGGAAGCTGAAACCAAATTGCAGGAAGCACAAGCACAACTAGCTGACGCTCAGTTAAATCAACAACGCATGGCTACGCTGCGAAAAGATGGTGCAGTCAGCCAATTACAACTAGATACAGCCAATACCCAGGTAGCATTAATTGAAGCTCGCATTCAACAGGCAAAAGCTGTGATTGAACGAGCCAAGCGGGAAATTGAGCAAGCCAAAACTGCTGTAAAACAGGCAAGCTTCCAAGTCCAGCAAGCACGAGCAGGATTAAAGCAGGCGCGTTCCCAAGTTCAGCAAGCACGAGCAGAAGTAAAGCCAAAGATTGCTAACGTGAACCGCAGCATTGTTAAAGCACCATTTGCTGGAGTCGTCACCAAGCAACATACAGAAGTAGGTGCAATAGTGGGTTTTGGACAACCTTTGGTGACATTGGAAAATACCGATCGCTTGCAGTTTAGCGTTGCAGTACCAGAGTCAATGAAGTCCTTGGTGAAACCAGGAGATGAAGTAGAAGTGCAACTAGATGCTCTCAAGCATTCTGTGCGCGGACAAGTCAATCAAATTATTCTTTCTGCAAATCCCAACAGCCGTAGTTTTACTGCCAAAATAGCCCTTAAAAAAGCCACAAATTTAATGCCGGGAATGTTCGGGCACATAAAACTGCCTGAGTAG
- the cobS gene encoding adenosylcobinamide-GDP ribazoletransferase, producing the protein MTVRHPWWKQHLLNMAASIVFYTSIPLPYLEGLDFRYVARYAPLVGCAIGSILGTLDIGMNYLNVPIFTRSALLVSIWVAMTGGLHLDGAMDTADGLAVGNPKRRLEVMADSATGAFGAMAAVVLVVLKIAALTDLEKNRWLALMAVCGWGRWGQQLAIVRYPYLKKTGKGAFHKEVIRSYQDLLPGLFLVLSLSGLEILLNKQRLLFALGMAIAGIAIATLTGAWFNRKLGGHTGDTYGAVVEWTEALLLCVLTGLVSG; encoded by the coding sequence ATGACCGTTCGGCATCCGTGGTGGAAACAACATCTGTTAAATATGGCAGCTTCTATAGTATTCTATACAAGTATTCCCCTGCCATATCTAGAAGGATTGGACTTCCGGTATGTGGCCCGATATGCTCCATTAGTAGGGTGTGCGATCGGGAGCATTTTGGGAACATTAGATATTGGAATGAATTATTTGAATGTGCCAATATTTACTCGTAGCGCTTTGCTGGTCAGTATTTGGGTTGCCATGACTGGGGGATTGCACTTAGATGGAGCTATGGATACAGCTGATGGTTTGGCAGTGGGAAATCCCAAGCGGCGACTTGAGGTGATGGCAGATAGTGCAACAGGTGCATTTGGCGCAATGGCGGCTGTTGTTTTGGTGGTTCTTAAAATAGCTGCTTTAACAGATTTGGAGAAAAACCGTTGGTTGGCTTTAATGGCAGTTTGTGGGTGGGGACGTTGGGGTCAGCAATTGGCTATTGTCCGGTATCCTTACCTCAAAAAAACTGGTAAGGGGGCATTTCACAAAGAAGTTATTCGTTCTTATCAAGACTTGTTACCGGGATTGTTTTTAGTATTGAGTTTAAGTGGATTAGAGATATTACTGAACAAACAGCGTCTGTTGTTTGCCCTAGGAATGGCAATTGCAGGAATTGCGATCGCCACTCTTACGGGTGCTTGGTTTAACCGTAAGTTAGGCGGACATACAGGAGACACTTACGGTGCTGTTGTTGAGTGGACAGAAGCATTACTTTTATGCGTACTGACTGGGTTGGTGAGTGGTTAG
- a CDS encoding PPC domain-containing protein produces MISKAFAVGLRKLAIASTTVVVIGFSTTAAFAQPANKLYSPIPLPLSNEISDMLSDKDIPTGQGGYARDYMVKLSKGDNLAIDLVSESFDAIITLLAPDGTTVAENDDGPDGSSNSLLFTRVSETGSYIVRVRSFGETGIGAFKLKVTRLQPVKGS; encoded by the coding sequence ATGATAAGTAAGGCTTTTGCAGTGGGGTTGAGAAAACTCGCGATTGCGAGTACCACGGTAGTGGTCATTGGTTTCAGTACAACAGCAGCTTTTGCTCAACCAGCAAATAAGTTGTATAGTCCGATTCCTTTGCCTCTAAGTAATGAAATTTCCGATATGCTCTCTGATAAGGATATTCCTACAGGTCAAGGCGGATATGCTCGCGATTACATGGTGAAGTTGAGTAAGGGAGATAATCTAGCCATTGATTTAGTCTCTGAAAGCTTCGATGCTATCATTACATTGCTAGCACCTGATGGAACCACTGTAGCAGAAAACGATGACGGTCCTGATGGTAGCAGCAATTCTCTGCTTTTTACCCGAGTTTCAGAGACAGGAAGTTACATCGTGCGCGTTCGGTCATTTGGAGAAACCGGGATTGGCGCTTTTAAACTTAAGGTGACACGACTGCAACCAGTTAAAGGGAGTTAG
- the psbM gene encoding photosystem II reaction center protein PsbM, giving the protein MQVNDLGFVASILFVLVPAVFLIILYIQTASREGKKD; this is encoded by the coding sequence ATGCAAGTTAACGATCTAGGGTTCGTAGCGAGCATTCTGTTCGTTCTCGTTCCCGCCGTCTTTTTAATAATTCTTTACATTCAAACTGCTAGCCGCGAAGGTAAAAAAGATTAG
- the tgt gene encoding tRNA guanosine(34) transglycosylase Tgt, whose protein sequence is MTAQFSFQRLANCSQTKARVGIFSTPHGIVETPRFMPVGTLANVKTITPSQLEETGAQMVLCNTYHLHLQPGEAIVAGGGGLHKFMGWKGPILTDSGGFQVFSLSEMRKISEEGVTFRSPHDGQIINLTPERSIEIQNTLGADVIMAFDECPPYPATRQEVEAATQRTYRWLKRCISAHQRQDQALFGIVQGGVYLDLRSQAALALAELDLPGYAIGGVSVGEPPELISHVVKATAPLLPPEKPRYLMGVGTYREIAIAIASGVDLFDCVIPTRWARHGTAMVQGERWNLKNAKFREDFTPIDNTCPCYACRNFSRAYISHLVRAQEILAYTLLSIHNITELIRFTQKIREAILNDTFAIDFASWLEQGAEDLGLENGD, encoded by the coding sequence TTGACTGCACAATTTTCTTTTCAACGTCTTGCTAACTGTAGCCAGACGAAAGCGCGGGTCGGAATTTTTTCTACCCCTCACGGTATAGTAGAAACTCCACGCTTTATGCCTGTGGGGACGCTAGCCAATGTCAAAACGATTACTCCATCTCAACTGGAGGAAACTGGAGCGCAGATGGTTTTGTGCAATACTTATCATCTACACCTCCAACCAGGTGAGGCAATTGTAGCAGGAGGTGGAGGACTGCATAAATTTATGGGCTGGAAGGGACCGATCCTGACCGATTCAGGTGGATTCCAAGTTTTTAGTTTGAGTGAAATGAGGAAAATTAGTGAAGAAGGAGTTACTTTTCGCTCACCCCATGATGGTCAAATTATTAACTTAACTCCAGAGCGTTCTATTGAAATTCAAAACACTTTGGGCGCGGATGTCATTATGGCATTCGATGAGTGTCCGCCTTATCCAGCCACACGCCAAGAAGTGGAAGCTGCCACTCAACGGACTTACCGCTGGCTGAAACGTTGTATAAGCGCCCATCAACGTCAAGACCAAGCCCTGTTTGGTATTGTACAGGGAGGGGTGTATCTTGATTTGCGTTCTCAGGCAGCTTTGGCGCTCGCAGAGTTAGATTTACCTGGATACGCTATTGGTGGTGTCAGCGTCGGTGAACCGCCGGAACTGATTTCTCATGTGGTCAAAGCAACGGCACCTCTGCTACCACCAGAAAAACCTCGCTATTTAATGGGAGTAGGTACATACCGGGAAATTGCAATTGCGATCGCATCCGGAGTGGATTTGTTCGATTGCGTTATTCCCACCCGTTGGGCGAGACACGGTACAGCAATGGTGCAAGGCGAGCGTTGGAATTTAAAAAATGCAAAGTTTCGTGAAGACTTTACCCCAATAGATAACACTTGTCCTTGCTACGCGTGTCGAAATTTTAGTCGTGCTTACATATCACACTTAGTAAGGGCGCAAGAGATTTTAGCGTATACCTTATTAAGTATTCACAATATCACTGAGTTGATTCGCTTTACTCAAAAGATACGAGAAGCAATACTCAACGATACTTTTGCGATTGATTTTGCTTCTTGGCTGGAACAGGGGGCTGAGGATTTGGGACTGGAGAATGGGGATTAG
- a CDS encoding ComF family protein, which translates to MAVWERNFQSLLNIFLKSCCTLCQRSTCQEFCQNCHQQLQRAYLPNPSVFWHEPLPVFAWGSYGGTLKLAIAAMKYKNHPEIARPLGHYLGNTWLSSSPARNTKCTVVPIPLHPNKQKKRGFNQAALIAQSFCETTGLQLKVNGLERVEETEAQYGLSVSERQKNLAKAFRVRQDFLYSLESPVLLIDDIYTTGATAKSATQTLNQCGIGVLGIAAVALTFNQNTPS; encoded by the coding sequence ATGGCCGTTTGGGAGAGAAATTTTCAAAGTCTATTAAATATTTTCCTAAAATCCTGTTGCACTCTATGCCAGCGGTCTACTTGCCAAGAATTTTGCCAAAACTGCCATCAGCAATTACAACGAGCTTATTTACCCAATCCTAGTGTATTTTGGCACGAGCCCCTTCCGGTGTTTGCTTGGGGAAGTTACGGTGGTACGCTGAAATTAGCGATCGCTGCCATGAAATATAAAAACCATCCTGAAATTGCTCGTCCTTTAGGTCATTACCTGGGCAACACATGGCTATCGAGTAGCCCTGCACGGAATACAAAATGCACAGTTGTGCCAATTCCACTCCACCCGAATAAGCAAAAAAAGCGGGGTTTTAACCAAGCTGCACTTATAGCCCAAAGCTTTTGTGAAACAACAGGATTGCAATTAAAAGTCAACGGTTTGGAGAGAGTAGAAGAAACTGAAGCACAGTATGGTTTATCCGTGTCCGAGCGACAAAAGAACTTAGCAAAAGCTTTCCGAGTAAGACAAGATTTTCTTTATTCCTTAGAAAGCCCAGTGTTATTAATTGATGACATTTACACCACTGGAGCAACTGCCAAATCTGCTACCCAAACACTCAATCAGTGTGGAATTGGAGTTTTAGGGATTGCAGCAGTTGCTCTTACCTTCAACCAGAACACCCCCAGTTAA
- a CDS encoding universal stress protein: MIEKILLAVSGLGHAEEMLKSLKDVPSIQRAKVTVLHVVPDQVTAENMTTKWEEGGKILANAIQYLNLDPSRVSSILRQGDPKTVVCQVADEIEADLIIMGSRGLKRLQSILSNSVSQYVFQLSSRPMLLVKDDVYVKRINRIMVAMDNSEAAKHCLTLALFFLRDIKGGELILANINTDLRGKPSEMYEISAEHSPVLAAAATEAKKYGIPVRCVVSSGKPGEEICRLADEWKVDLLLLGSPDRRPSIAKSLVDIDRLLGASLSDYVRVNANCPVLLARTVD, translated from the coding sequence ATGATAGAAAAAATTTTGCTAGCTGTCTCTGGATTAGGTCACGCCGAAGAGATGCTCAAAAGTTTAAAGGATGTGCCATCAATTCAACGTGCAAAAGTAACCGTTTTGCACGTTGTACCAGATCAAGTGACTGCCGAAAACATGACAACTAAATGGGAAGAAGGCGGCAAAATTTTAGCGAATGCTATTCAGTATTTGAACCTAGATCCCAGTCGGGTTTCCTCTATTTTACGTCAAGGCGATCCCAAAACTGTGGTTTGTCAGGTCGCCGATGAAATTGAAGCTGACTTGATTATTATGGGTTCGCGAGGACTCAAACGCCTCCAATCTATTCTATCGAACTCCGTCAGTCAGTATGTTTTCCAACTATCTTCTCGCCCCATGTTGTTGGTTAAAGATGACGTTTATGTCAAAAGAATTAACCGGATTATGGTGGCAATGGATAACTCTGAAGCTGCCAAGCATTGCTTGACTTTAGCTCTATTCTTCCTACGAGATATTAAAGGAGGAGAGTTAATTCTAGCTAATATTAATACGGATTTGCGTGGTAAACCATCTGAAATGTATGAAATTAGTGCAGAACACAGCCCTGTTTTAGCCGCCGCCGCTACAGAAGCTAAAAAATATGGTATACCAGTTCGTTGTGTAGTAAGTAGTGGTAAACCTGGTGAAGAAATTTGTCGCTTGGCAGATGAATGGAAAGTAGATTTACTACTCCTTGGTTCTCCGGATCGCCGTCCTTCTATTGCTAAGAGTTTAGTAGATATAGACAGACTTTTGGGTGCATCTTTGTCTGATTACGTTCGAGTTAATGCAAACTGTCCTGTTTTGCTGGCAAGAACAGTAGATTAA
- a CDS encoding photosystem II reaction center protein K, with product MEAALLLAKLPEAYQVLDPLVDVLPIIPVFFLLLAFVWQAAIGFR from the coding sequence ATGGAAGCAGCATTGTTGTTAGCAAAATTACCCGAAGCTTATCAAGTTCTCGATCCTTTGGTAGACGTTCTGCCAATTATCCCCGTTTTCTTCTTGTTGCTGGCTTTTGTTTGGCAAGCCGCTATTGGTTTTAGATAA